The genomic interval CGTTCCGTATCCGCGATGGTGAAGGCGGCTATGTCCATCATCAGCTGTTCACGCGGCTGCTCAGCGATGTCTACGGCATTCAGGCGCGCGGCGGCTGCGCCTGTGCCGGCCCTTATGCCCACCGGTTGCTCGACATCGATGAAGCGAAATCATCGGCGATCATGGAGGCAATCGCTCTTGGCGACGAACTCGAAAAGCCCGGCTGGGTTCGCCTCAACCTTTCCGCGCTGCTCGACGATGCCAAGGCCGAGGCCATCGTCAGGGCGGTGGATGAACTGGCCGGAACGGCGACGGAACTGGCCCGAACCTACCACGGCAACGCCGAGACCGCCCAGTTCAAATATCGGGAGCCGGCCGCGGCGGCGTTTCCATAAACTGCTGCTCCGGCGAGAGGGCCGGCACGCAACCAGCAATATTCAACACTTCGTTCAGGAACTCACCACATGTCAAATGATCACTCTCCCGCAGATGGCAGCGGACTGGAAGCGCTGGAAGCCCGCGTGAAAGAAGATCTCCGCTTCCTGTGCTATCCGGGCAAGACCTGGATCCCGCAGCGCCCCGGCGTCACCGATGTGGTGATCGTCGGCGGCGGCATGTGCGGCATGCTGGCCTGGTTCGCGCTTCGGGGCGCCGGGATCACCAATGTCCGCGTCGTGGATCGAAGCCCGGAGGGACTTGAGGGCCCCTGGCTGAACTATGCGCGCATGGAAACGCTCCGCTCTCCCAAGGAACTGCCGGGCCCCGCCTTCGGTCACGGCCCCCTCACCTTCCAGGCATGGTATCGCGCGCAGTTCGGCGCGGAGAAATGGGAACGGCTCGACAAGATCCCGCGGCCGATGTGGATGGACTATCTCCGCTGGTACCGGAAGGTGCTTGAGGTTCCGGTCGAGAACGGTATTTCGCTTGACCGCGTCGAGCCGGAAGGCGATCTGCTGAGACTGCATCTTTCGGGCAAGGAGAACGGCTCCATCCTGGTCCGCAAGCTGATCTTCGCCACCGGCCGCGACGGCACTGGCGAACCCAATATACCTGGCTTTGTTGCAGGCCTTTCGCGCCAGCGCTGGGCCCATAGCGCCGACGAGATCGACTTTGAAGCCCTCAAGGGCAAGAAGGTTGCGGTCATCGGGGCCGGCGCCTCGGCCGTGGACAATGCCGCCGAAGCGCTGGAACACGGCGCGGCCGAGGTGCGCCACTTCGTTCGCCGGGCGAAGATGCCGACGATCAACAAGATGACCGGCGTCGGCAGCCCCGGCTTTACCGCCGGCTTCGCGGCGCTGCCGGACGCCTGGCGCTGGCGCTTCCTGCAATACGCATTCTCCTGCCAGACCCCGCCGCCGCACGGCTCGACGCTCCGCGTCAGCCGCCACCCCAATGCGTTCTTCCATTTTGGCAAGGCGGTCGACACCATCGGGGAAAGCGATGACGGGCTGACGATCCGGTTCGCCGATCGTTCGTCCTATGACGCGGATTTCGTCATTCTCGGCACGGGCTTTACCGTTGATCCGCTGGCGCGCGCGGAGTTCGGAACCGATGCCGACAAGATCCTGCTGTGGAGGGATGTCTACCAGCCGCCGGCAGATGAACAATCCATCGACCTCGGGGCCTTCCCCTATCTCAACTCCGATTTCACCTTCCGCGAAAAGTCGGCGGGCAGCGCGCCCTGGATCGGCAATATCTACTGCTTCAATTACGGCGCAACAGCGAGCCTCGGCAAGGTCAGCGGCGATATTCCGGGCATATCCGATGGCGCGGCCTGGCTGACGAAGGCGCTTGCTGCCACCCTTTACGGGGAGGACGTCGACCATCACTGGCAGTGTATACAGGATTACTGCACCCCCGAGCTCGACGGCAGCGAATGGACGCCGAGCGAACTGGCGGCGGTGCATGAGGAAGGATGAGATGACGATGAAACAGAGTACGACGGCATTGTCGTTCATCGATGCGCCGGCCGGAACCGGGCTTGCCGATGCGATTGCCCGCCGCAGCAGCATTTTCGACATGACCCAGGCCGCAGAAGAAGCGGTGCTGCGTCCGGCCGAAAACGGCGCCTGGTCCTATGAACTGCGCGCAGCTCTGGCAGCGCGGATTGCCTTCCTCAATGGCGAAACCGCGCTGGGCGCGCACTACCGGGCGGATGCCGGTTCCCTGGCTTCGCTTGCCGATCTCGCCAATGACGGCGCCGCCACGGACTACGCTGCCGTGATCGCCTTCATGGACATGGCCGCCGCCCGGACGAAAAGCGCCGCGACGGAAGACATCGCGACGCTGAAGGATGCCGGCGTCGGCGATGCCGATATCGTTCGCCTGGCCGAGCTCAACGCCTTCATATCCTATCAGGTTCGCGTCATTGCCGGACTGCGGCTGTTGAAGGGGGACAACGCATGAGCGCTATCGTCAAGAAATTCACCCGCACCATTCCCGACTGGCAGCCGCGCGTGGTGCCTGTCGATATCGAGACGGCGACCGAGGCCCAGCGCGAAGCGCTGCAGATCACGCCGTCGAATGCCGGGATTTCCCCCTATGTGCTGACGCTGGCCCATGACGTTGAGACGCTGAAGGTCCGCTCGCCGCTTTTCAACGCCATCATGTATGGCAAGGATGGCCTCAGCCGGGCGGAGCGCGAGCTTGGCGCGATCAGCGCTTCCGTGGTGAACGGATGCATCTATTGCGCCGCTGTGCATGCCACGCGCCATGCCCAGCTGGAAAAGTCGACCGAGGTGACCGATCAGCTTCTCATGGCCGGCCCCGATGCTGAACTGTCGCCGCGCAACCGGGCGATCTTCGATTTCGCCGCCGCTCTCTCCGCCTGCCCCCCGAAGGCCGATGCGGCTCAGCTTGACGCCTTGCGCGCGGCGGGGCTTTCCGAGATCGAGATCGTCGATCTCGTGCTTTCGGCCGCCCTCTTCGGCTGGGCGAACCGCCTGATGCATGTTCTGGGCGATCCCGTGCGGCGGCAGGCATGAAAAAGCCCACCGGCACGCCCGAAATCGTCTTTCTGGAACAGGAAACCATGGGGCCGTCCGTGGACCTGTTCCGCCCTTCCCTGCCGCACCGCTGGACATCCTACGACAAAACCGCGCCGGAGGCGCTTGTCGACCGTTTGGCCGGCGCCGAAATCGCTGTCGTCAACAAGGCCCGGATCGGCGCGGACGCGCTGCAAAGCCTGCCGGACCTGAAATTCATCGCCGTTGCGGCAACCGGCTATGACAATATCGACATCCACGCCTGCCGGGCACGCGGCATCACCGTTTCGAATGTCCGCGACTATGCGATCGACACCGTGCCCGAACACGTCTTCGCGCTGATCCTCGCGCTGTCGAAGAACCTCACCGGCTACCGCCAGGGCGTGATTGCCGGAAAATGGCAGGAGTCCGGCCAGTTCTGCTATTTCTCGCACGATATCAGGGCGCTCAGGGACGCGAGACTGGCAATCTTCGGCGGCGGCGCAATCGGCAAGGCCGTCGGACGCATCGGCGCAAGCTTCGGCATGGATGTGGTGTTTGCCGGGCGCAAGGGCGAAACGGCAGAGCTGGAAAAGCCCTATATTCCCTTCGACGAGGCGATCGAGACGGCCGATGTGCTGAGCATGCACGCGCCACTTAACAGCAAGACGCACGACCTGATCGCAAAGCCGGAATTCGCGCGGATGAAGCGGCCGATCATCATCAATTGCGGGCGCGGTGGCCTGATCAACGAGGATGCGCTCGTTCATGCGCTCGAAAACGGTTTGGTCGCGGGCGCGGGGATCGACGTCCTGACGCGCGAGCCGCCAGGCGATGACAACCCGCTTCTCGCCGTCGCCGCAAGAGACGACGTCATCATCACCCCCCACATCGCCTGGGCCTCGAATGCGGCAAGACAGGAAGTCTGGCGTCAGGTCGTGGAGGCAATCGAGGCCTTCGCCGCCGGATCGCCCGTCCGCGTCCTCACATAAGGCCGCTGTCCCAGCCCAGCGTAAACACAGCCGTCACCTGCGTTCCGTAACTCCGAAGCGCTGAAAACCGCTGCCCCAACCAAACCGATAGTGGGGAGGTTTCGCGACGTCCATTCGACGATCAAGGCTTGCCTTTCGAAAACGCGCATCTTGAAATAAAAGCCGGAAGGAAGAACCGGCCGGAAACATCCCTGCCTGGTTCTCTCACCCCGGAACAAGGGGCAGGCAGCCATTGTGCGGATGATAAACCTACCCGATTTTCTCGATCCGCATTTCAATAAATTTCGTTCTTTCTGAACAGAGGGCTGACATTGAGCTGCGTTCACGCAAGAGGGAAACGCGCTCATGAGGCAACAGCAACCGACGGGCTTCATTGGCCTTGCGACGATGGGAACACCTGCTCTGCGCCCTGAAAACTGGATCGTTTGCTGTTGGAGTATTCCGCGGTATTTTCCTGGCTGGGAGAAGGAGTGGAAGAGATGAAGGCATCGAAGTTTTCGGACGTCCAGAAGGTGTTTATTCTGAAGCAGGGGGATGACGGTGTGCCTGTGGCGGAGATTTGCCGCAAGGCCGGGATCAGCCAGGCGACCTACTTCAACTGGAAGAAAAAATACGCAGGTCTTCTGCCTGACGAGATGCGCCGGCTGAAAGCTTTGGAAGATGAGAATGCGAAACTGAAGCGGATCGTGGCGGACCTGACGCTGGACCGCGAGATGCTTCAGGATGTCATCCGCCGAAAGCTCTGAGACCTGCCCGAACGCGCAAGCTTGTGGATGGGATGCTGGTGGACTGGGGGGTGTCGATCAGGCGAGCCTGCAAGGTTCTGACGTTCGACACCTCGACCTACCATTACAAATCCCGCCGCATCGGTCAGGCCGCTCTTGAAAGACGGATCAAGGAGATATGCGAGACACGCGTCCGGTTTGGCTATCGGCGTGTTCACGTACTCCTTCGACGAGAAGGCTGGATGGTCAATATCAAGAAGACCCGCAGGATTTACAAGGCGTTAGGGCTGCAGCTCAGGAACAAGCACCCGAAACGCCGGGTGAAGGTAAAGCTGCGCGAGGATCGCCAGGAGGCCGTAGGGCCGAACGATATCTGGGCGATGGACTTTGTTCATGATCAGCTCGCGGCAGGCAAGAAGCTGCGAATCCTGACCATTGTGGATATCCATTCCCGCTTCAGCCCGGCCACCGACCCGCGCTTTACCTATCGCGGTGAGGATGTGGTGCAAACGCTGGAACGGATTTGCAGGAAAGGCGGTTATCCGAAGACGATACGGGTCGACAATGGCAGCGAATTTATCTCCCGTGACCTCGATCTGTGGGCCTATGTGAACAAGGTCACGCTGGACTTCTCGCGGCCTGGCAAACCGACCGACAACGGCTTCATCGAAGCTTTCAACAGCAAGCTGCGTGCAGAATGTCTGAACGCAAACTGGTTCATGACCCTTGCGGATGCGCGCGAAAAGTTGGAGGATTGGCGTAAGCACTATAATGAGGATCGTCCTCATTCGGCGATCGGATACAACGTCCCGATCGCGTTGCACAATCCCGGTGGCGCTGCCAGCCCGCCATCGTGATCAGAGCCGGAAAAATCTAACAGCCGGCGGTCCAATAAATGGGCGCAGAGCATAAAAACCCAAGACTCTCCGGAAAAATGGAGGGAAGTCGGGGCTCAGGTCACCTCCTACATCTTGCGACGGGTGTTTCGGGGCAGAATAGCAAAAAAGGCCTCGCCGGTTGAGAGCGAAGCCTTTGATATGATTGATAAAACAGTGTTGGTTGCGGGGGCAGGATTTGAACCTGCGGCCTTCAGGTTATGAGCCTGACGAGCTACCGGGCTGCTCCACCCCGCGTTATTTCTGAGCTTCCGGGATTGAGGGTTGAGACGGATGGTCCTTGGCCTCGCCCGGAATTTTGTTTTGTCGGTCCTCGGAAGCTTTGCTTCCTGCGGGTCGACGGGGGCTGCTCCAGCCCGGGTTATTGATGTTTTAGAACGACGAAAGCCGCCTTTACGGCGGCTTGATATCGGCAGTCGCCGTTAAGAGAAGATATTTTGCTGCATTTGGCAGACCTGGCAGCGACCTACTCTCCCGTGTCTTAAGACAAAGTACCATTGGCGCTGGGGTATTTCACGGCCGTGTTCGGAATGGGAACGGGTGTTAAGGACCCCGCCATAACCACCAGGTCGGCCAAATGCAGCATGTTTTCGAGAAGCTGGACTTTTTTGATGTCCTCACGCTGACGCGGCTTGCGCCGCTTCGCTCCGGACGGGGCGGCGCATGAGCGCCGGCGGCCGGTCGGCCTTGCGAAGCCTTTGGCTTCGACCTTCCCCTGCGATGCAGGAGCAAGGATACAAGGTCGTGAGGTCTGTTGTTGTGTTGTCGCTTCAGTAACGCACATTGGCGAAGACTGTCGAGGGATTACCCTCAGCAGCTTGCCTGCGTCGCGCAGCGCGCCGTCCGCAGCGTAGTGGCCGAAGGCCACGACAGCGTGAGGACAAAAGATCGTGTTCATCGGCGAAGCCGATGAACATGAACAATGAGAACGATCAAGCCAATCGAGCGATTAGTACCGGTAAGCTTCACACATTACTGCGCTTCCACACCCGGCCTATCAACGTTGTCGTCTACAACGGCTCTGATAGGGAACACTCGTTTTCAGGTTGGTTTCCCGCTTAGATGCCTTCAGCGGTTATCCATTCCGTATATAGCTACCCTGCTATGCGGCTGGCGCCACAACAGGTCCACCAGAGATACGTCCATCCCGGTCCTCTCGTACTAGGGACAGATCCTGTCAATATTCCTACACCCACGGCAGATAGGGACCGAACTGTCTCACGACGTTCTGAACCCAGCTCACGTACCGCTTTAATTGGCGAACAGCCAAACCCTTGGGACCTGCTCCAGCCCCAGGATGCGATGAGCCGACATCGAGGTGCCAAACAACCCCGTCGATATGGACTCTTGGGGGTCATCAGCCTGTTATCCCCGGCGTACCTTTTATCCGTTGAGCGATGGCCCTTCCACGCGGGACCACCGGATCACTATGACCGACTTTCGTCTCTGCTCGACTTGTCAGTCTCGCAGTCAGGCGGGCTTATGCCATTGCACTCGACGACCGATTTCCGACCGGTCTGAGCCCACCATCGCGCGCCTCCGTTACTCTTTAGGAGGCGACCGCCCCAGTCAAACTACCCACCATACACTGTCCCGGATCCGGATAACGGATCGCGGTTAGACATCCACGAAGATAAGGGTGGTATTTCAAGGATGGCTCCACAAGAACTGGCGTCCCTGCTTCAAAGCCTACCACCTATCCTACACATGTCTTGGTAAATGCCAGTGTAAAGCTATAGTAAAGGTGCACGGGGTCTTTCCGTCTGACCGCAGGAACCCCGCATCTTCACGGGGAATTCAATTTCACTGAGTCTGCGTTGGAGACAGCGGGGAAGTCGTTACGCCATTCGTGCAGGTCGGAACTTACCCGACAAGGAATTTCGCTACCTTAGGACCGTTATAGTTACGGCCGCCGTTTACTGGGGCTTCAATTCAATGCTTGCACATCTCCTTTTAACCTTCCAGCACCGGGCAGGCGTCAGACCCTATACGTCGTCTTAAAGACTTCGCAGAGCCCTGTGTTTTTGATAAACAGTCGCTACCCCCTGGTCTGTGCCACCCTCATATACTTGCGTATAAAAGGGTCACGCTTCTTCCGAAGTTACGCGTGCAATTTGCCGAGTTCCTTCAACGCAGTTCTCTCAAGCGCCTTGGTATACTCTACCTGACCACCTGTGTCGGTTTCGGGTACGGTCTCATGGTGGAGCTATTTCCTGGAACCGCTTCACCGCAAGGACAATCCAATAAGTCCTCACGATTTACGCAATCCGTCACTACCACCTGGCCCACGAATATTAACGTGGTTCCCATCGACTACGCGTTTCCGCCTCGTCTTAGGGGCCGGCTAACCCTGCTCAGATTAACTTTAAGCAGGAACCCTTGGTCTTTCGGCGAGGGAGTCTCTCACTCCCTTTATCGTTACTCATGTCAACATTCGCACTTCCGATACCTCCAGAAGCCCTCACGGGTCTTCCTTCATCGGCCTACGGAACGCTCCGCTACCACGTGGATAAATCCACATCCTCAGCTTCGGTGCATGGCTTGAGCCCCGGTACATTTTCGGCGCAAAGACCCTTATTTAGACCAGTGAGCTGTTACGCTTTCTTTAAATGATGGCTGCTTCTAAGCCAACATCCTGGTTGTTTTGGGATCCTCACATCCTTTCCCACTTAGCCATGACTTGGGGACCTTAGCTGGAGGTCAGGGTTGTTGCCCTTTTCACGACGGACGTTAGCACCCGCCGTGTGTCTGCCGAGTAGTACTCCCCGGTATTCGCAGTTTGGTTAGGATCAGTAAGACGGTGAGTCCCCATAGCCCATCCAGTGCTCTACCCCCGAGGGTATTCGCTCGACGCTCTACCTAAATAGATTTCGCGGAGAACCAGCTATCTCCGAGTTTGATTGGCCTTTCACCCCTAGCCACAAGTCATCCCAATCTATTGCAACAGATGCGGGTTCGGTCCTCCAGTTGGTGTTACCCAACCTTCAACCTGCTCATGGCTAGATCACTCGGTTTCGGGTCTAATGCATCTAACTAAATCGCCCTATTAAGACTCGCTTTCGCTGCGCCTACACCTATCGGCTTAAGCTTGCTAGATACACTAAGTCGTTGACCCATTATACAAAAGGTACGCCGTCACCCTTGCGGGCTCCGACTGT from Martelella mediterranea DSM 17316 carries:
- a CDS encoding NAD(P)-binding domain-containing protein, giving the protein MSNDHSPADGSGLEALEARVKEDLRFLCYPGKTWIPQRPGVTDVVIVGGGMCGMLAWFALRGAGITNVRVVDRSPEGLEGPWLNYARMETLRSPKELPGPAFGHGPLTFQAWYRAQFGAEKWERLDKIPRPMWMDYLRWYRKVLEVPVENGISLDRVEPEGDLLRLHLSGKENGSILVRKLIFATGRDGTGEPNIPGFVAGLSRQRWAHSADEIDFEALKGKKVAVIGAGASAVDNAAEALEHGAAEVRHFVRRAKMPTINKMTGVGSPGFTAGFAALPDAWRWRFLQYAFSCQTPPPHGSTLRVSRHPNAFFHFGKAVDTIGESDDGLTIRFADRSSYDADFVILGTGFTVDPLARAEFGTDADKILLWRDVYQPPADEQSIDLGAFPYLNSDFTFREKSAGSAPWIGNIYCFNYGATASLGKVSGDIPGISDGAAWLTKALAATLYGEDVDHHWQCIQDYCTPELDGSEWTPSELAAVHEEG
- a CDS encoding D-2-hydroxyacid dehydrogenase, which translates into the protein MKKPTGTPEIVFLEQETMGPSVDLFRPSLPHRWTSYDKTAPEALVDRLAGAEIAVVNKARIGADALQSLPDLKFIAVAATGYDNIDIHACRARGITVSNVRDYAIDTVPEHVFALILALSKNLTGYRQGVIAGKWQESGQFCYFSHDIRALRDARLAIFGGGAIGKAVGRIGASFGMDVVFAGRKGETAELEKPYIPFDEAIETADVLSMHAPLNSKTHDLIAKPEFARMKRPIIINCGRGGLINEDALVHALENGLVAGAGIDVLTREPPGDDNPLLAVAARDDVIITPHIAWASNAARQEVWRQVVEAIEAFAAGSPVRVLT
- a CDS encoding peroxidase-related enzyme (This protein belongs to a clade of uncharacterized proteins related to peroxidases such as the alkylhydroperoxidase AhpD.) — its product is MSAIVKKFTRTIPDWQPRVVPVDIETATEAQREALQITPSNAGISPYVLTLAHDVETLKVRSPLFNAIMYGKDGLSRAERELGAISASVVNGCIYCAAVHATRHAQLEKSTEVTDQLLMAGPDAELSPRNRAIFDFAAALSACPPKADAAQLDALRAAGLSEIEIVDLVLSAALFGWANRLMHVLGDPVRRQA
- a CDS encoding IS3 family transposase (programmed frameshift), producing the protein MKASKFSDVQKVFILKQGDDGVPVAEICRKAGISQATYFNWKKKYAGLLPDEMRRLKALEDENAKLKRIVADLTLDREMLQDVIRRKPLRPARTRKLVDGMLVDWGVSIRRACKVLTFDTSTYHYKSRRIGQAALERRIKEICETRVRFGYRRVHVLLRREGWMVNIKKTRRIYKALGLQLRNKHPKRRVKVKLREDRQEAVGPNDIWAMDFVHDQLAAGKKLRILTIVDIHSRFSPATDPRFTYRGEDVVQTLERICRKGGYPKTIRVDNGSEFISRDLDLWAYVNKVTLDFSRPGKPTDNGFIEAFNSKLRAECLNANWFMTLADAREKLEDWRKHYNEDRPHSAIGYNVPIALHNPGGAASPPS